A part of Aurantimicrobium sp. MWH-Uga1 genomic DNA contains:
- a CDS encoding DNA cytosine methyltransferase: MIIEVSINHCQWSMTMLNNKNKNCLKIGILMPEVSEASIQVHRLGELFSGPGGLALGAHYAADEVSGHKIQHAWATDYHRDTCDTYVANIPGASPNSVLHQDVRTIDFGELAPIDGLAFGFPCNDFSIVGKQLGTEGKFGPLYKFGVKALQKHQPKWFVAENVGGLRNSNGGEALRQILLELSLAGQGYKLVPHLYKFEKYGVPQARHRILIVGIRADLNTTFRVPSTEPYSDIDVSAGGRISFPPIPAHAPNNDKTAQSKHVIERLKHIKPGENAFTANIPSHLRLNVRGATISQIYKRLEFDKPAYTVTGSGGGGTHVYHWEEPRALTNRERARLQTFPDDFVFLGSKESVRRQIGMAVPVQGAKVIFEALFRSLNGEEFKSVESNLGHLFSATNKQA; this comes from the coding sequence ATGATCATTGAAGTGTCCATCAATCATTGTCAGTGGTCGATGACAATGTTGAATAATAAAAATAAGAATTGTTTGAAGATCGGAATATTAATGCCTGAAGTTTCTGAAGCTTCAATTCAGGTTCATCGACTTGGTGAACTCTTTAGCGGCCCAGGAGGCTTGGCCTTGGGGGCGCATTATGCCGCAGACGAGGTTTCAGGCCATAAGATTCAGCATGCATGGGCAACCGACTATCACCGCGACACTTGTGACACATATGTAGCAAACATTCCGGGGGCGTCTCCCAATTCGGTTTTACATCAAGATGTGCGAACTATTGACTTTGGGGAGTTAGCACCTATTGATGGTCTTGCTTTTGGCTTCCCTTGTAATGACTTCAGCATCGTTGGAAAGCAATTAGGCACCGAAGGAAAGTTTGGGCCCCTCTACAAATTCGGGGTTAAAGCGCTGCAGAAACATCAACCTAAATGGTTTGTTGCAGAAAATGTAGGTGGCCTTAGAAACTCAAACGGTGGAGAAGCACTTAGACAAATTCTTTTGGAGCTTTCATTGGCAGGGCAAGGATACAAACTTGTTCCACATCTTTATAAGTTTGAAAAATATGGGGTTCCACAGGCTCGGCATCGAATTCTTATTGTAGGAATTCGGGCAGATCTGAACACCACGTTTCGTGTTCCCTCGACGGAGCCTTACAGCGATATCGATGTAAGCGCAGGCGGGAGAATTTCATTTCCGCCTATTCCAGCGCATGCACCTAACAACGATAAAACAGCACAGTCGAAACACGTCATTGAACGTCTCAAACATATAAAGCCAGGAGAAAATGCTTTCACCGCTAACATTCCATCTCACTTGAGGTTGAACGTACGCGGAGCCACTATTTCGCAAATTTACAAAAGGCTTGAGTTTGATAAACCAGCTTATACAGTCACTGGCTCCGGAGGTGGGGGCACCCATGTGTATCACTGGGAAGAGCCTCGTGCGCTTACGAATCGAGAACGTGCTCGACTTCAGACTTTCCCAGATGATTTTGTTTTTTTGGGTTCTAAAGAATCAGTCCGAAGGCAGATCGGTATGGCTGTCCCTGTTCAAGGTGCAAAAGTAATATTCGAGGCACTTTTTCGTTCTCTCAATGGAGAAGAATTTAAATCCGTGGAATCAAATCTTGGCCATCTTTTTTCCGCAACAAATAAGCAAGCATAA
- a CDS encoding Z1 domain-containing protein — protein sequence MAIFFPQQISKHKTLIENIGGVLGLQNKVQLDALVQQISLSVIQGQSLDATMHNLEMAFGGKSQLLVDARLEYEKRCLSNRYEPFPPVIVREGIKKRSWYPGTQQGDKYWPRTRNRLAESSGLDEEVLIEVEKQTNKIMSLLDPPGDMKINTRGLVLGYVQSGKTTSFVSLISKAADVGYKFFIVLSGMTDSLRQQTQDRIDDLLLAGSDHDWYQLTDHDRDFHESPKNSGNLLRSHEKRFISVVKKNQPRLKRLKQWLEDAGQTTLANTPILIIDDEADQGSINTAKEGARRSSINQLIIDLLKTPKSGYVAYTATPFANLLVDPNESDDLYPRDFVISLPKPEGYFGSEKLFGTSDYSDQDEIVDVIRSIGLDESIQMVPPRKTKNAIAKYSPEVGPALRQSLIWFLLATTARRIRTGGKGHSTMLIHTSMQAASHEAVAVVVRKFLDELSESLSSSSSMVWEEFQNLYLREIQRVSPSQFGNKSIEWPEVRNNLSATLRETKVLVDNYVSEDTLIYDKEFPTTAIAIGGNRLSRGLTLEGLCSSYFVRSASAYDTLLQMGRWFGYRKGYEDLCRIWITEELKKWFRDLSLVESEIRQDILRYEVEDLQPSQVGVRIRSHPAMAITARAKMRSAVLASMTYSGQSPQTTLFSENTEWLRTNVLATKELIRDIQNSGKPEKSFPSGKVGFSSVEASTILDFINKYEFHPDKPSLNRAKLVEYIQGEIKAGSLNLWNVVIKEGSDETVSIDLGLNQPVSLLQRTKIIDSEAGQVNLRAVSSPGDRLLDSDLTPSEISKRLSEQTGTEDSISLRLRQEEFANRGLLCIYPIAGQTATKVKPTVNRAKLELEENIIAVSFYFPYALGRYTSVDYMTADLSSLSLEVEDDEFSEIEIADSKDATRLEEGD from the coding sequence TTGGCCATCTTTTTTCCGCAACAAATAAGCAAGCATAAAACTTTAATCGAGAACATTGGGGGAGTTTTGGGACTGCAAAATAAAGTTCAATTAGACGCATTGGTTCAACAAATCTCGCTTTCAGTTATACAAGGCCAGTCGCTAGACGCAACAATGCATAATCTTGAAATGGCTTTTGGGGGTAAATCTCAATTACTTGTTGATGCGCGACTTGAATACGAGAAAAGATGCTTATCAAACAGATATGAACCTTTTCCACCCGTGATTGTAAGAGAAGGAATAAAGAAGCGATCTTGGTATCCAGGTACCCAACAAGGCGATAAATACTGGCCAAGAACGAGGAACCGTTTGGCAGAGTCTTCTGGTCTTGATGAAGAGGTGCTCATAGAGGTTGAGAAGCAGACCAACAAGATAATGTCCTTGTTGGATCCTCCAGGAGACATGAAGATTAACACCAGAGGGTTGGTTCTGGGTTATGTGCAAAGCGGTAAAACAACTAGTTTTGTGTCGCTCATTTCGAAAGCTGCTGATGTTGGATACAAATTTTTCATTGTCTTATCTGGAATGACGGATTCACTTAGGCAACAAACCCAAGATCGAATTGACGATCTTTTGTTGGCTGGGTCAGATCATGATTGGTATCAATTGACTGATCATGATCGAGATTTTCATGAATCTCCGAAAAATAGCGGGAATCTTCTTAGGAGCCACGAAAAAAGATTTATTTCTGTCGTAAAGAAGAATCAACCTCGATTGAAAAGATTGAAGCAATGGTTAGAGGATGCAGGTCAAACCACTCTTGCAAACACGCCAATATTAATTATCGACGACGAGGCAGATCAAGGAAGCATCAATACTGCTAAAGAGGGTGCGAGACGCTCTTCAATCAATCAGTTGATTATTGACTTACTCAAAACACCTAAGTCTGGCTATGTTGCCTACACAGCAACACCTTTTGCCAATTTATTAGTTGATCCAAATGAATCAGATGATTTATATCCTCGTGATTTTGTGATTTCATTGCCAAAGCCAGAAGGTTATTTTGGTTCAGAAAAGCTTTTTGGAACTTCCGATTATTCTGATCAGGATGAAATTGTTGATGTTATTCGCTCAATTGGTTTGGACGAGAGCATTCAGATGGTCCCGCCGAGAAAAACCAAAAATGCAATTGCGAAATACTCTCCTGAAGTCGGCCCGGCTTTGCGCCAATCATTAATTTGGTTTTTATTGGCTACAACTGCACGACGGATAAGAACAGGTGGAAAAGGTCACTCCACCATGCTCATTCACACAAGCATGCAGGCAGCATCACACGAAGCTGTTGCGGTAGTTGTCAGAAAATTCCTTGATGAATTATCCGAATCATTAAGTTCCTCATCATCAATGGTTTGGGAAGAGTTCCAAAATCTGTATTTGCGCGAAATACAACGTGTAAGCCCCTCGCAATTCGGGAACAAATCAATTGAATGGCCGGAAGTTCGTAACAATCTTTCAGCCACTTTGCGTGAAACCAAAGTTTTAGTGGATAACTATGTATCTGAAGACACCCTAATTTATGACAAAGAATTTCCAACCACAGCTATAGCCATTGGCGGAAATAGACTCTCTCGAGGATTGACGCTAGAAGGGCTTTGCTCAAGTTATTTTGTTCGTTCAGCATCTGCATACGACACCCTGTTACAAATGGGTCGATGGTTTGGCTATCGAAAAGGTTATGAAGATCTTTGCCGAATCTGGATCACTGAAGAACTCAAAAAATGGTTCAGGGACCTTTCACTAGTTGAGTCTGAAATACGTCAGGATATTCTCCGATATGAAGTTGAGGATCTTCAACCGAGCCAAGTTGGAGTCCGAATTCGTTCACATCCAGCAATGGCAATTACGGCAAGAGCAAAGATGAGAAGCGCAGTACTGGCTTCCATGACATATAGCGGGCAATCTCCACAGACGACTTTGTTTTCTGAAAACACTGAATGGCTGAGAACAAATGTTCTTGCTACAAAAGAGCTAATTCGTGATATTCAGAATTCTGGAAAACCCGAAAAATCATTTCCAAGTGGAAAAGTTGGCTTCTCAAGTGTTGAAGCCAGTACGATTTTGGATTTTATAAACAAATATGAATTCCATCCTGATAAACCAAGTTTGAATCGAGCCAAATTAGTTGAATATATTCAGGGCGAAATTAAAGCTGGTTCATTAAATCTTTGGAATGTGGTAATCAAAGAAGGGTCTGATGAAACAGTCTCTATTGATCTCGGATTGAATCAACCAGTTTCATTGTTGCAACGCACCAAAATAATCGATAGTGAAGCGGGCCAGGTAAATTTGCGAGCCGTTTCTTCTCCAGGGGATCGGCTTCTTGACTCAGATCTGACCCCTTCTGAAATATCAAAGAGGCTATCCGAGCAAACTGGAACTGAAGATAGCATTTCTCTGCGGCTTCGTCAGGAAGAGTTCGCTAACAGAGGATTGCTCTGTATTTATCCGATTGCCGGCCAAACAGCTACCAAGGTCAAACCAACCGTCAATCGTGCAAAATTGGAACTTGAAGAAAACATCATTGCAGTTTCGTTTTATTTTCCTTATGCACTTGGGAGATATACGTCAGTTGATTACATGACCGCAGATCTCAGCTCATTGTCACTTGAAGTAGAGGATGACGAATTTAGCGAAATTGAAATTGCTGACTCGAAGGATGCCACTCGATTAGAGGAGGGCGATTAA
- a CDS encoding PD-(D/E)XK motif protein, producing the protein MSSKERFQFLASVLEANNQYLTSNSGLVVGNRHIRFAVSPDGFPALVVPIVLSREGKINLGLRAIRADVFNGNSPELEEGSFFRLELQDHNLLQEFSYLVDDVLDSLGTSNDLPQINRIIDVVESWKKLFSEVLAEKIDNNKLTGVYGELLFLEALVTELGPGAIEIWQGYKSERHDFVSNDASIEVKTSLSREGFWVTIHGLHQLEGDKLGILGIKLERSPRGRSFSELVDSISKLGVSSSEIEKCLQKMGINSIESDKLTAQKYIVFDSKFCFVDDFFPKIVPSSLKNPSTGELIQNLSYQVNLAALKGKLGEESFREGCSLLRGQIEA; encoded by the coding sequence ATGTCTTCCAAGGAAAGATTTCAATTTTTAGCTTCAGTTTTAGAGGCCAACAATCAATACTTAACTTCAAACAGCGGATTAGTTGTAGGAAACCGTCATATACGATTTGCAGTCTCTCCCGACGGCTTCCCTGCCTTAGTCGTCCCAATTGTTTTGTCACGCGAGGGGAAGATCAATCTTGGTCTTCGAGCGATTCGGGCGGATGTATTCAACGGAAATTCTCCTGAACTTGAGGAAGGATCATTTTTTCGTCTCGAACTCCAAGATCACAATTTATTGCAGGAATTTTCATATCTAGTTGATGATGTACTTGACTCGCTTGGAACTAGTAACGATCTCCCGCAGATCAACCGGATTATTGACGTTGTCGAATCATGGAAGAAGCTTTTCTCAGAAGTCCTTGCTGAAAAAATCGATAACAATAAACTCACCGGCGTTTACGGCGAGTTGTTGTTCCTAGAAGCTTTAGTCACGGAATTGGGGCCAGGTGCAATTGAAATATGGCAAGGCTATAAATCCGAACGACATGATTTTGTCTCCAACGATGCATCAATTGAGGTCAAAACGAGTCTTTCCCGTGAAGGTTTTTGGGTCACAATTCATGGCTTGCACCAACTAGAAGGAGATAAATTAGGAATTTTGGGAATCAAGCTTGAGAGATCACCTCGAGGGAGATCATTTTCTGAGTTAGTTGATTCGATTTCTAAGTTAGGAGTTTCAAGTTCAGAAATAGAAAAATGTTTGCAAAAAATGGGAATTAACTCAATTGAAAGCGACAAACTAACTGCCCAGAAATATATCGTTTTTGATTCTAAGTTTTGTTTTGTGGACGATTTTTTTCCCAAAATTGTCCCTTCTTCATTGAAGAACCCAAGTACTGGTGAGCTGATACAAAATCTCAGTTACCAAGTAAACCTTGCTGCATTGAAGGGGAAGCTTGGTGAAGAGTCATTTAGAGAGGGCTGCTCACTACTTAGGGGTCAAATTGAAGCTTGA